From one Candidatus Methylomirabilota bacterium genomic stretch:
- a CDS encoding 30S ribosomal protein S1, which produces MGRGRSAPDEGTRERGPVGPPPGAGQDELEDLYRQSLQDLEEGEVVRGRIVAVNDTEVLVDVGYKSEGTIPLDEFQRTGIVPVVGEDIEVYLEMKEDSEGLIVLSKEKADKIKVWDVITRAYEKGSPIEGKVVEVVKGGLAVDVGVKAFLPGSQVDLRPVKNLASMLGQQIRARVIKLNRRRGNVVLSRRVVLEEEREEKRKHTLSVLQEGMVLTGVVKNITEYGAFIDLGGIDGLLHITDMSWGRINHPSELVQVGDKIEVMVLHFDRETGRVSLGYKQKGPDPWETVEERFAPSSRHHGKVVSLTNYGAFVELEKGVEGLVHVSEMSWTRRVRHPSKLVNVGDEVEVMVLDVNRGQKRISLGMKQVEPDPWDTIEQRYQPGMRVQGKVRNLTDFGAFVELEPGIDGLLHISDMTWARNVAHPSEVLKKGQAIETVVLHVDKEAKRISLGLKQIQPDPWESAVQKFPLGANVRGKVVRLAEFGAFVELEPGIDGLLHISQMSHRPVVRPEDVVQLGDELTLKVIRVDPNERRIGLSLKELAADLAVMEEPEHFGRRGKRRERDDRYDDDDE; this is translated from the coding sequence CGTGAACGACACCGAGGTCCTCGTCGACGTCGGCTACAAGAGCGAGGGCACCATCCCGCTCGACGAGTTCCAGCGGACGGGCATCGTGCCCGTGGTCGGCGAGGACATCGAAGTCTACCTCGAGATGAAGGAGGACTCCGAGGGTCTGATCGTCCTGTCCAAGGAGAAGGCCGACAAGATCAAGGTCTGGGACGTCATCACCCGCGCCTACGAGAAGGGGAGTCCGATCGAGGGCAAGGTCGTCGAGGTCGTCAAGGGCGGTCTCGCCGTCGATGTCGGCGTGAAGGCCTTTCTCCCCGGGTCGCAAGTGGATCTGCGTCCGGTCAAGAACCTGGCCTCCATGCTCGGCCAGCAGATCCGGGCGCGCGTCATCAAGCTGAACCGGCGGCGCGGGAACGTCGTCCTCTCCCGCCGGGTGGTTCTCGAGGAGGAACGCGAGGAGAAGCGCAAGCACACCCTCTCGGTCCTGCAAGAGGGCATGGTCCTCACCGGCGTCGTCAAGAACATCACCGAGTACGGGGCGTTCATCGACCTCGGCGGTATCGACGGCCTCCTGCATATCACGGACATGTCCTGGGGACGTATCAACCACCCCTCGGAGCTGGTCCAGGTGGGCGACAAGATCGAGGTGATGGTGCTTCACTTCGACCGGGAAACCGGGCGCGTCTCCCTCGGGTACAAGCAGAAGGGCCCGGATCCCTGGGAGACGGTGGAAGAGCGGTTCGCGCCCAGCAGCCGGCACCACGGCAAGGTGGTGAGCCTGACCAACTACGGCGCCTTCGTCGAGCTGGAAAAGGGCGTCGAGGGGCTGGTTCACGTCTCGGAGATGTCGTGGACCCGGCGCGTCCGCCATCCTTCCAAGCTGGTCAACGTGGGGGACGAGGTCGAGGTGATGGTGCTCGACGTCAACAGGGGGCAGAAGCGGATCTCGCTCGGCATGAAGCAGGTCGAGCCGGACCCCTGGGACACGATCGAGCAGCGCTACCAGCCCGGCATGCGCGTCCAGGGCAAGGTCCGCAACCTGACCGACTTCGGGGCCTTCGTGGAGCTGGAGCCGGGCATCGACGGGCTGCTGCACATCTCTGACATGACGTGGGCCCGGAACGTCGCGCATCCGTCCGAAGTCCTCAAGAAGGGCCAGGCCATCGAGACCGTCGTGCTCCATGTCGACAAGGAAGCCAAGCGGATCTCGCTGGGGCTCAAGCAGATCCAGCCCGACCCGTGGGAAAGCGCCGTCCAGAAGTTCCCGCTGGGGGCGAACGTGCGGGGCAAGGTCGTTCGCCTCGCGGAGTTCGGCGCCTTCGTGGAGCTGGAGCCCGGTATCGACGGACTCCTGCACATCTCGCAGATGTCGCACCGGCCGGTGGTCCGGCCCGAGGACGTGGTGCAGCTCGGCGACGAGCTCACGCTGAAGGTGATCCGCGTCGACCCCAACGAGCGCCGGATCGGCCTCTCGCTGAAGGAGCTGGCGGCCGACCTCGCCGTGATGGAGGAGCCGGAGCACTTCGGCCGCCGTGGCAAGCGGCGCGAGCGGGACGACCGCTACGACGATGACGACGAATGA
- the sppA gene encoding signal peptide peptidase SppA: MRRRLLRALGVTSLVFVACLIAILGLLVLAERTNLSFGGNRVALVEVEGIILDADRVVREIEEHLEDSSIRAIVVRIQSPGGVVAPTQEIYDAIRRARAKGKPVVASMGAIAASGGYYLAVAADRIVANPGTLTGSIGVLMQLADLEGLLKKVGVHLTVVKAGRYKDLGNLGQPMSEEERAILQALLDDIYDQFVTAVAEGRGLDRTRVLGLADGRVYSGRQAKELGLVDTLGGLEDAVRTAGDLAKIPGKPRLVRPRRPFRLADLLDWVASQTPLGGLTSTRGALPSISSLGSAKLPLFLME, encoded by the coding sequence ATGCGGCGACGGCTTCTCCGGGCGCTCGGGGTCACCAGCCTCGTCTTCGTCGCGTGTCTCATCGCGATCCTGGGCCTCCTGGTCCTCGCCGAGCGCACCAACCTCTCCTTCGGCGGGAATCGCGTGGCGCTCGTCGAGGTCGAGGGAATCATCCTCGACGCCGACCGGGTTGTCCGCGAGATCGAGGAGCACCTCGAGGATTCCTCCATCCGGGCCATCGTCGTCCGGATCCAGAGCCCCGGCGGAGTGGTGGCGCCGACCCAGGAGATCTACGACGCCATCCGACGCGCCCGGGCCAAGGGTAAACCCGTCGTCGCCTCGATGGGCGCGATCGCCGCGTCCGGCGGCTACTACCTCGCGGTGGCCGCCGATCGCATCGTCGCCAACCCGGGCACGCTGACCGGCTCCATCGGGGTCCTCATGCAGCTCGCCGACCTCGAGGGGCTCCTGAAAAAGGTCGGGGTCCACCTGACGGTCGTCAAGGCCGGCCGGTACAAGGACCTCGGGAACCTGGGGCAACCCATGAGCGAGGAGGAGCGGGCCATCCTCCAGGCGTTGCTCGACGACATCTATGACCAGTTCGTCACCGCCGTCGCCGAGGGCCGGGGCCTCGACCGCACGCGGGTGCTCGGCCTCGCCGATGGCCGCGTGTACTCGGGGCGACAGGCGAAGGAACTGGGCCTCGTCGACACGCTGGGGGGGCTCGAGGACGCGGTCCGAACGGCGGGGGACCTGGCCAAGATTCCGGGCAAGCCCCGTCTGGTCCGGCCCCGCCGCCCCTTCCGCCTCGCCGACCTCCTCGACTGGGTGGCGAGCCAGACCCCGCTCGGGGGACTGACCTCAACCCGCGGTGCGCTCCCTTCGATCTCGTCCCTCGGCTCCGCGAAACTCCCGCTCTTCCTCATGGAGTAA
- a CDS encoding HU family DNA-binding protein, translating to MTKADLVDEVAKVSNLTKKETELIVNTIFDSISGALAKAEKVELRGFGSFRVRRRNARRGRNPKTGSSVSVPEKRVPFFKVGKRLKELVNG from the coding sequence ATGACGAAGGCCGACCTGGTGGACGAGGTCGCCAAGGTCTCGAACCTCACCAAGAAAGAGACCGAGCTCATCGTCAACACGATCTTCGACAGCATCAGCGGCGCCCTGGCGAAAGCGGAGAAGGTCGAGCTGCGGGGCTTCGGCAGCTTCCGTGTGCGCCGCCGGAATGCCCGCCGGGGGCGAAATCCCAAAACCGGCTCGAGCGTCAGCGTGCCCGAGAAGCGGGTCCCGTTCTTCAAGGTCGGAAAACGCCTGAAAGAGCTCGTCAACGGCTAG
- a CDS encoding HIT domain-containing protein — MSYVSGAHQPEGCLFCTALAAGDDAQHRILDRSRSAFLILNTFPYSSGHLMIAPNRHAASPEDLDDQESLDLMRVTRRALAALRAVYRPDGFNLGVNMGRAAGAGIEGHFHLHVVPRWAGDTNFMPVVGAVKVIPESLDETYRRLRVHLSP, encoded by the coding sequence ATGTCGTACGTGAGCGGCGCGCACCAGCCGGAGGGGTGCCTCTTCTGCACAGCGCTCGCCGCCGGTGACGATGCCCAGCACCGGATCCTGGACCGCTCGCGGAGTGCCTTCCTCATCCTCAATACCTTTCCGTATTCGAGTGGCCACCTCATGATCGCGCCGAACCGCCACGCCGCCTCGCCGGAGGACCTCGACGACCAGGAGAGCCTGGACCTCATGCGCGTGACCCGGCGGGCGCTGGCCGCGCTGCGCGCCGTCTACCGGCCCGACGGGTTCAACCTCGGCGTGAACATGGGGCGCGCGGCCGGGGCCGGGATCGAAGGGCACTTCCACCTTCACGTCGTGCCGCGCTGGGCGGGCGACACGAACTTCATGCCGGTCGTGGGGGCGGTCAAGGTGATCCCGGAAAGCCTCGACGAGACGTACCGCCGCCTCCGGGTACACCTGTCACCGTGA
- the mutS gene encoding DNA mismatch repair protein MutS, with product MTPPAREAATDDTPMMRQYREWKRRYPDYLLLFRLGDFYEAFYEDAAVAARALDIALTSRQKGEGAIPMAGVPHHAVDGYIARLIRAGHKVALCDQVEAAPAKGRKLLRREVIRLITPGTVTEAGLLESRQNNFLGALARAGDRLGVALVDLTAADFWVGEAADPAALAEAVLLRRPAEVLVPASLPPTDPVVARLREAGVLLTTRDASEFAPRIAEERLREHFRVAALEGLGLGGQAAAVRAASAVLGYLQETQQAPPAHLTRLQRLTLEDHLVLDEAAARNLELVESLHDRTTRGSLLWALDRTLTPMGGRLLRQWVLRPLREPAEINRRLGAVGALSDAPALLETLRGHLDAIGDLARLASRASLGVATPRDLVALRAALRPLPALRERASESPDPHLRETAQAVEDLGPLAKQLEAALVEDPPLTAHEGRLIREGYSPALADLQAEIRAAKAWIAGLEARERERTGIPTLRVRFNRVFGYGIEISKSHLPLAPPEYARRQTLVGAERFVTPELKEQEAKILGAEERLNRLEFELFDELRRAVAGETDRLLRTARAVATLDGLASLAHVARERGYARPVVDTSAVLEILEGRHPVLELRTDGAPFVPNDLVLDGEDTSCLVLTGPNMAGKSTYMRQAALIVLLAQLGSFVPARSARVGVVDRIFTRIGAQDNLLRGQSTFLVEMTETAAILRYATSKSLVLLDEIGRGTSTFDGLAIAWAVAEYLHERCPGAKVLFATHYHELTRLAAELPRVRNVHVAVREWRDGIVFLHKVQPGGTDRSYGIQVARLAGLPDEVVSRARTLLQELTQRAPAPAPPPGAATGQLALFPPVSHPVLEAVAALDPDAMTPLQALNALHALRQKLQDGV from the coding sequence ATGACCCCTCCCGCGCGCGAGGCAGCGACCGACGACACCCCGATGATGCGCCAGTACCGCGAGTGGAAGCGCCGGTACCCCGACTACCTCCTGCTCTTCCGGCTGGGCGACTTCTACGAGGCCTTCTACGAGGACGCCGCCGTCGCCGCTCGGGCCCTCGACATCGCCCTGACCTCGCGCCAGAAGGGCGAGGGGGCGATCCCCATGGCGGGCGTCCCCCACCACGCCGTGGACGGGTATATCGCGCGGCTGATCCGCGCCGGCCACAAGGTCGCCCTCTGTGATCAGGTCGAGGCGGCGCCCGCGAAGGGGCGAAAGCTCCTCCGGCGCGAGGTGATCCGCCTCATCACCCCGGGCACTGTCACCGAGGCCGGGCTCCTCGAGAGTCGGCAGAACAACTTCCTCGGCGCGCTCGCCCGAGCCGGGGATCGGCTCGGGGTGGCCCTGGTCGACCTGACCGCCGCGGACTTCTGGGTCGGCGAGGCGGCCGACCCGGCGGCCCTGGCCGAGGCCGTCCTCCTGCGCCGCCCAGCCGAGGTGCTGGTTCCGGCCTCGCTCCCCCCGACCGATCCCGTGGTCGCCCGCTTGCGCGAGGCCGGGGTGCTCCTCACCACCCGCGACGCGAGCGAGTTCGCGCCGCGAATCGCGGAAGAGCGTCTCCGGGAGCATTTCCGGGTGGCGGCGCTCGAGGGGCTCGGTCTCGGCGGGCAGGCGGCGGCCGTGCGGGCCGCCAGCGCGGTGCTCGGGTACCTTCAGGAGACCCAGCAGGCACCTCCCGCCCACCTCACGCGGCTCCAGCGCCTGACCCTCGAGGACCATCTCGTCCTCGACGAGGCGGCGGCCCGCAACCTCGAGCTCGTCGAGAGCCTCCACGACCGGACGACCCGCGGCTCGCTCCTGTGGGCCCTGGATCGGACGCTCACCCCCATGGGCGGCCGGCTCCTGCGCCAGTGGGTCCTCCGGCCGCTCCGGGAGCCCGCCGAGATCAACCGGCGCCTCGGCGCCGTCGGAGCACTCTCGGACGCGCCCGCGCTCCTCGAGACCCTCCGCGGCCACCTCGACGCGATCGGGGATCTGGCGCGCCTCGCCAGCCGCGCGTCGCTCGGAGTGGCGACGCCGCGGGATCTGGTGGCGCTGCGGGCCGCCCTCCGCCCGCTGCCGGCCCTGCGAGAGCGCGCGAGCGAATCGCCGGATCCCCACCTGCGGGAGACGGCCCAGGCCGTGGAGGATCTCGGCCCGCTGGCCAAGCAGCTCGAGGCGGCGCTCGTCGAGGACCCGCCGCTCACGGCCCACGAGGGCCGGCTGATCCGGGAGGGATACAGCCCGGCCCTGGCCGATCTGCAGGCGGAGATCCGCGCGGCGAAGGCCTGGATCGCCGGGCTCGAAGCGCGGGAGCGGGAGCGCACGGGGATCCCGACCCTGCGCGTGCGCTTCAACCGCGTCTTCGGATACGGAATCGAGATCTCGAAGTCGCATCTTCCCCTGGCGCCCCCCGAGTACGCGCGCCGCCAGACCCTGGTCGGGGCGGAGCGGTTCGTCACGCCGGAGCTGAAGGAGCAGGAGGCGAAGATCCTCGGCGCCGAAGAGCGACTGAACCGGCTCGAGTTCGAGCTCTTCGACGAGCTGCGCCGCGCGGTGGCGGGGGAGACCGACCGGCTGCTGCGGACGGCCCGCGCGGTGGCAACCCTCGACGGGCTGGCGAGCCTCGCCCACGTCGCCCGCGAGCGCGGCTACGCGCGTCCCGTCGTCGACACCTCGGCGGTCCTGGAGATCCTCGAGGGGCGGCACCCCGTCCTGGAGCTCCGGACCGACGGCGCCCCCTTCGTGCCGAACGACCTCGTGCTCGACGGCGAGGACACGAGCTGCCTGGTCCTCACGGGCCCCAACATGGCCGGCAAGTCCACCTACATGCGGCAAGCGGCGCTGATCGTGCTGCTCGCCCAGCTCGGAAGCTTCGTGCCGGCGCGCTCGGCCCGGGTCGGCGTCGTGGACCGGATCTTCACGCGCATCGGGGCTCAGGACAACCTCCTGCGCGGCCAGAGCACCTTCCTGGTCGAGATGACCGAGACCGCCGCCATCCTGCGCTACGCGACCTCGAAGAGCCTCGTCCTCCTGGACGAGATCGGCCGGGGCACCTCCACGTTCGATGGCCTCGCCATCGCCTGGGCGGTGGCCGAGTACCTCCACGAGCGCTGCCCGGGCGCCAAGGTGCTCTTCGCCACGCACTACCACGAGCTGACCCGCCTGGCCGCCGAGCTGCCCCGCGTCCGCAACGTGCACGTCGCCGTCCGCGAGTGGCGGGACGGGATCGTCTTCCTCCACAAGGTGCAGCCCGGCGGCACCGACCGGTCCTACGGGATCCAGGTGGCCCGGCTGGCCGGCCTTCCCGACGAGGTGGTGAGCCGGGCCCGGACGCTTCTCCAGGAGCTCACCCAGCGGGCACCGGCGCCGGCGCCGCCACCCGGCGCGGCCACCGGTCAGCTGGCGCTCTTCCCGCCGGTCTCACATCCGGTCCTCGAGGCCGTGGCCGCCCTCGATCCCGACGCCATGACGCCGCTTCAGGCCCTGAACGCGCTCCATGCTCTCCGCCAGAAGCTGCAGGACGGCGTGT